A section of the Methanococcus vannielii SB genome encodes:
- a CDS encoding NADH-quinone oxidoreductase subunit B family protein: MVKIATTWLGCCSGCHISLLDLHEDLLSILEQVELVHSPVLMDVKEIPENIDVALIEGGIRNEENLHTAKEMRKKAKIVIAFGTCAVYGGVPGMGNLHSNDALLEKAYKTTVTTKNEEGIIPSEEVPKLTSRVMPLSEVIDVDYILPGCPPKPELIANVLTSLLEGKTPELSTKNMCEVCEREKSKEGVSIESIKRSYEGTADSKKCLLEQGYVCMGIATRAACGALCPTAGVPCTGCYGPTDKVVDQGAKMVSALSSDYKVSEDRTMDAKDLPKQIIDKIGSFYKFTLPSALIPINNKR, encoded by the coding sequence ATGGTAAAAATAGCTACAACTTGGCTTGGATGCTGTTCTGGATGCCACATAAGTCTTTTGGATTTACACGAAGATTTACTGTCAATCCTTGAACAAGTTGAATTAGTTCACAGCCCTGTTTTAATGGACGTTAAAGAAATTCCAGAAAATATTGACGTTGCATTAATTGAAGGGGGGATACGAAACGAAGAAAACCTTCATACTGCAAAAGAAATGAGAAAAAAGGCAAAAATTGTAATTGCATTTGGAACATGCGCAGTTTACGGCGGAGTTCCAGGAATGGGTAACTTACACTCAAATGATGCCCTTTTAGAAAAAGCTTATAAAACTACCGTGACGACTAAAAACGAAGAAGGAATAATTCCAAGCGAAGAAGTTCCAAAATTAACTTCAAGAGTGATGCCACTTTCAGAAGTTATAGATGTTGATTACATACTTCCAGGATGCCCTCCGAAACCGGAATTAATTGCAAACGTTCTTACTTCGCTTTTAGAGGGTAAAACTCCAGAATTATCGACTAAAAACATGTGTGAAGTATGTGAAAGAGAAAAAAGTAAAGAAGGAGTATCTATTGAGTCGATTAAACGAAGCTACGAAGGGACGGCCGATTCTAAAAAGTGTTTACTTGAACAGGGGTATGTATGCATGGGAATTGCTACAAGAGCCGCATGCGGTGCTTTATGCCCTACAGCAGGAGTGCCATGTACTGGATGCTATGGCCCTACCGATAAAGTAGTAGATCAAGGTGCAAAAATGGTTTCTGCACTTTCATCCGACTATAAAGTCAGTGAAGATAGGACAATGGATGCAAAAGATCTTCCAAAACAAATAATAGATAAAATAGGTAGTTTTTATAAATTTACACTCCCAAGTGCTTTAATTCCAATAAATAACAAAAGATAA
- a CDS encoding hydrogenase iron-sulfur subunit: MSEEWEPKIVGFCCNWCTYGGADTAGVGRMQYPPSIRIIRVMCSGRIEPSFILKAFKEGADGVFIGGCHLGDCHYDAGNYKWQRRVLMLYDMLDELGIGKERLMHEWISASEGEKFQIKMNEIYSRIKTMGPCTLKENIK; the protein is encoded by the coding sequence TTGTCTGAAGAATGGGAGCCAAAAATAGTCGGCTTTTGTTGCAACTGGTGTACATACGGTGGTGCAGATACAGCGGGAGTTGGTAGGATGCAGTACCCCCCAAGCATTAGAATTATAAGAGTTATGTGTTCTGGAAGAATTGAACCGTCATTTATTCTAAAAGCATTCAAAGAAGGGGCTGATGGTGTATTTATAGGTGGATGCCACCTTGGCGACTGCCACTATGATGCCGGAAACTACAAATGGCAAAGAAGAGTTTTGATGCTTTATGACATGCTTGATGAGCTTGGAATCGGAAAAGAAAGATTAATGCACGAATGGATTTCTGCTTCAGAAGGGGAAAAGTTCCAGATAAAAATGAATGAAATTTATAGTAGAATAAAAACTATGGGTCCGTGCACCTTGAAAGAAAATATTAAATAA
- a CDS encoding flavodoxin domain-containing protein — protein METIILFDTRYGTTNKVSNIIAEKLTTYGCNCKVANINENQNLELDKYDRIIIGGPIYAGNFQKNMKKFLEKNLSILKEKEISLFICFMNEEKQIEQFNNAFPNELAVNCKTKGFLGGEFLFDKMGFFDKSIVRIITKSNKNQTNIKNESIEEFVMDILK, from the coding sequence ATGGAAACCATAATTTTATTTGATACAAGATATGGAACAACTAATAAAGTAAGTAATATCATTGCTGAAAAATTAACGACATATGGTTGTAATTGTAAAGTAGCAAATATTAATGAAAATCAAAATTTAGAATTAGATAAGTATGATAGAATAATTATTGGTGGGCCAATATATGCTGGTAACTTTCAAAAAAACATGAAAAAATTCTTAGAAAAAAACCTATCAATTTTAAAAGAAAAAGAAATATCTCTTTTTATTTGCTTTATGAATGAAGAAAAACAAATTGAGCAGTTCAATAATGCATTTCCTAATGAATTAGCTGTAAATTGTAAGACAAAAGGTTTTTTAGGCGGAGAATTTTTATTTGATAAAATGGGTTTTTTTGATAAATCCATTGTTAGAATAATTACAAAAAGTAATAAAAATCAAACAAACATTAAAAATGAGTCGATTGAAGAGTTTGTAATGGATATTTTAAAGTAA
- a CDS encoding EVE domain-containing protein, translating into MNYFLCITTEENWNIIKEKKIWGVSKKYQNTISKVNLGDYLIIYEMGKQGKEPKPQYIRAIYEVVSEIKEDNKKLFESYSPNETYPLRIKLKEVKIFEKPILFKELVPEMDFITNKKFWSGSLRRAMAQISEKDYEKIVNFKE; encoded by the coding sequence GTGAATTATTTTTTATGTATTACAACAGAAGAAAATTGGAATATAATAAAAGAAAAAAAAATATGGGGGGTTTCTAAAAAATATCAAAATACAATTTCAAAGGTAAATTTAGGAGATTATTTAATAATTTACGAAATGGGAAAACAAGGAAAAGAGCCAAAACCTCAATATATTAGGGCAATTTATGAAGTAGTTTCAGAGATTAAAGAAGATAATAAAAAATTGTTTGAATCATACAGTCCAAATGAAACATATCCATTAAGGATTAAGTTAAAAGAAGTTAAAATATTTGAAAAACCGATTTTGTTTAAAGAATTAGTTCCAGAAATGGATTTTATTACAAATAAAAAATTCTGGTCAGGTTCATTAAGACGGGCAATGGCACAGATTAGTGAAAAAGATTATGAAAAAATTGTAAATTTTAAAGAATAA
- a CDS encoding Ni/Fe hydrogenase subunit alpha: MTKLSVEPVSRVEGHGKVTLSFDDSGKLEKVNFHVVEVRGFEKFLEGRYIEDAPVFTPRICGICQVSHNLASAKAVDNVFGVKIPKTANMLRNLMQQASNVHSHALHFGMLASPDLMFPMTDDALKRNVLGVASENIEVVKDAIAMRKIGQTIIQKVGGRAIHPVTAIPGGQSKPLTEKEREELLKMSENLVETAEKTLTLGKQLVEGLKEKDLFDIGYFESYHMGLVNNGAQDIYEGNIRVVNPEGKIEYEYDPSEYAKYMSEGVRPYSYLKFPYLTEKGPVDGVYRVNTLSRLNVCDKMPTPIAQKYYEEFVKTYGKPAHHPMLFHYARLIELVSSAELVRKFLEDDTIVGTDIRVEPTDIVGEGVGCVEAPRGTLVHHFKTDNRGIITDANLVVATVQNNPAMDIGVQKVAQKFIKSPEDAKPHVLNYMEMVIRAYDPCLSCATHTIDGKERMLSIDVLKGGKLIKTL, from the coding sequence ATGACAAAACTGTCAGTAGAACCTGTATCACGGGTTGAAGGACACGGTAAGGTTACACTTTCATTTGATGACAGTGGGAAGCTTGAAAAAGTTAATTTTCACGTTGTGGAAGTACGAGGATTTGAAAAATTTTTAGAAGGAAGATACATTGAAGATGCCCCAGTATTTACGCCAAGAATTTGTGGAATTTGCCAGGTTTCACACAATTTAGCAAGTGCAAAAGCAGTAGATAATGTATTTGGGGTAAAAATTCCAAAAACTGCAAATATGCTCAGAAATTTAATGCAACAAGCTTCAAATGTACACAGCCATGCGCTACACTTTGGAATGCTTGCATCTCCAGATTTAATGTTTCCAATGACTGATGACGCATTAAAAAGAAACGTTTTAGGTGTCGCTTCAGAAAACATTGAGGTTGTAAAAGATGCAATTGCAATGAGAAAAATCGGGCAAACTATTATACAAAAAGTTGGTGGAAGAGCAATTCACCCAGTAACTGCAATCCCAGGTGGACAATCAAAACCATTAACTGAAAAAGAAAGAGAAGAACTTTTAAAAATGTCTGAAAATTTAGTAGAAACTGCTGAAAAGACATTAACTCTCGGAAAACAGTTAGTTGAAGGATTAAAAGAAAAAGACTTATTTGACATCGGATACTTTGAGTCATACCACATGGGTTTAGTAAATAATGGTGCACAAGACATTTACGAAGGAAATATCCGTGTTGTAAACCCTGAAGGAAAAATTGAATACGAATACGACCCTTCAGAATATGCAAAATACATGTCAGAAGGTGTAAGGCCTTATTCATACCTCAAATTCCCGTACCTCACTGAAAAAGGGCCTGTTGATGGAGTTTATAGGGTAAATACCCTTTCAAGATTAAATGTTTGCGACAAAATGCCAACACCTATTGCTCAAAAATACTACGAAGAATTTGTAAAAACATATGGAAAACCTGCACATCATCCAATGCTTTTCCACTACGCAAGATTAATAGAATTGGTTTCAAGTGCCGAACTTGTTAGAAAATTCTTAGAAGATGATACAATTGTTGGAACCGACATAAGGGTTGAACCGACCGATATCGTTGGAGAAGGTGTTGGATGCGTAGAAGCTCCAAGAGGAACATTGGTACACCACTTCAAAACCGATAATAGAGGTATAATTACGGATGCAAATTTAGTTGTGGCAACCGTTCAAAATAACCCTGCAATGGACATCGGAGTTCAAAAAGTTGCTCAAAAATTCATAAAATCCCCAGAAGATGCAAAACCACACGTTTTAAACTACATGGAAATGGTAATTAGGGCATACGACCCATGTCTTTCATGTGCAACCCATACAATTGACGGAAAAGAAAGAATGCTTTCAATTGATGTATTAAAAGGCGGAAAATTAATTAAAACATTATAG
- the frhB gene encoding coenzyme F420 hydrogenase subunit beta produces MDPFGTYNKAISARATDKAILKKSQDGGIISASYIYGLESGLLDGVIVANTEKGFKAVPKIVTTPEEVLNAAGTKYTISPNVSVLKDAVREYALEKVGIVGTPCQVQAIRKLIKYPMGFRHTDSKIALILGIFCMENFPYEGMKAIVEQYAGIRMNDVLKTDIGKGKFWVYSKSGEVKTVALKDTHMYEQKSCHVCMDYTAELADISTGSVGSPDGWSTVFIRTKNGEEYINKMVEAGVLETKQIEEVKPGLELVQKLSLQKKEKNEKELGHRKELGLPIPY; encoded by the coding sequence ATGGATCCATTTGGAACATACAATAAAGCGATATCTGCAAGAGCCACAGATAAGGCAATACTTAAAAAATCACAGGATGGAGGAATAATTTCTGCTTCATACATTTATGGCTTAGAAAGTGGCCTATTGGACGGTGTAATCGTTGCAAATACTGAAAAAGGATTTAAAGCGGTTCCAAAAATTGTAACGACCCCTGAAGAAGTACTTAACGCTGCTGGAACAAAATATACAATATCTCCAAATGTTTCAGTTTTAAAAGACGCAGTAAGGGAATATGCACTTGAAAAAGTTGGAATTGTTGGCACACCTTGCCAAGTTCAGGCGATTAGAAAATTAATAAAATACCCAATGGGATTTAGACATACTGATTCAAAAATTGCACTTATATTGGGAATATTCTGTATGGAAAACTTCCCCTACGAAGGTATGAAAGCAATTGTAGAGCAATATGCAGGAATTAGGATGAATGACGTTTTAAAAACAGATATTGGAAAGGGTAAATTTTGGGTATATTCAAAGTCTGGTGAAGTAAAAACCGTAGCTTTAAAAGATACTCACATGTATGAACAAAAATCATGCCACGTTTGTATGGATTACACCGCAGAACTTGCAGACATCTCAACTGGTTCTGTCGGTAGCCCTGATGGTTGGAGCACAGTATTTATTAGGACGAAAAACGGAGAAGAATACATAAATAAGATGGTTGAAGCGGGAGTACTTGAGACAAAACAAATTGAAGAAGTAAAACCCGGACTTGAATTAGTTCAAAAACTTTCCCTTCAGAAAAAAGAGAAAAATGAAAAAGAACTTGGGCATAGAAAAGAACTTGGGCTTCCAATTCCCTATTAA
- a CDS encoding CoB--CoM heterodisulfide reductase iron-sulfur subunit A family protein, whose translation MEEPKIGVYVCHCGVNIGGVVDCENVAKTAEGLKNVVISREYKYMCADPGQELIKKDIKELGLNRVIVAACSPRLHEPTFRRCVEEAGLNPFLFEFANIREHCSWVHMKEKEKATEKANDLVRMAVAKARQLDPLDYLTVPVTRRALVIGAGVAGIQAALDLGDSGYETILVEKTPSVGGRMAQLDKVFPTNDCSICILAPKMVDVAKHPNIKLYSYSEVKDVSGYIGNFKVKIEKKPRYLSEEKCTGCGSCEEVCPITVPNEFDMGIGMRKAIYKPFPQAVPAKYTIDKESCIDCGLCAKVCGPQAINYNQKPEIIEAEIGTIISAIGYDPYDPTEKEEYGYGKIPNVITSMELERMINASGPTMGKVIRPSDGKKPKRIAFIQCVGSRDAKIGKKYCSNVCCMYAMKNSQLIKEKSPETEIDIYYMDIRAFSKGYEEFYERSSKQYGIKFIRGRPAQVLDNPKTDNPTIRSEDTLLGEIFENDYDLVVLSVGMVPSKSADEVQKLLGVSRTTDRFFMEAHPKLKPVDTATDGVYLAGACQGPKDIPASVAQGSAAASRAAIPLAKGEVQVEPIVVTLDEDVCGACGICVQQCPYGAPRFVEKDGKQALEVLSALCKGCGTCAGGCPSGALEQSHFKTNQIYGQIEGVFKDSY comes from the coding sequence ATGGAAGAACCAAAAATAGGAGTTTATGTCTGCCACTGCGGTGTAAACATTGGTGGCGTAGTTGATTGCGAAAATGTTGCAAAAACTGCAGAAGGACTCAAAAACGTTGTAATTTCAAGAGAATATAAATACATGTGTGCAGATCCGGGACAAGAACTTATAAAGAAAGATATCAAAGAACTTGGATTAAATAGAGTAATTGTTGCTGCATGTTCCCCACGACTTCACGAACCAACATTTAGACGATGTGTTGAAGAAGCAGGTTTAAACCCATTTTTGTTTGAATTTGCAAATATTCGTGAGCACTGTTCATGGGTACATATGAAAGAGAAAGAAAAAGCAACTGAAAAAGCAAACGATCTCGTTAGAATGGCGGTTGCAAAAGCAAGACAGTTAGACCCATTAGACTACTTAACAGTACCGGTTACAAGAAGAGCACTTGTTATCGGTGCAGGGGTTGCAGGAATTCAGGCAGCACTTGATTTAGGGGATTCTGGGTATGAAACCATTTTAGTTGAAAAAACTCCCTCAGTTGGAGGTAGAATGGCACAACTCGATAAAGTATTTCCAACAAATGACTGTTCAATCTGTATTTTAGCTCCAAAAATGGTTGATGTTGCAAAACACCCAAACATTAAACTTTACTCCTATTCAGAAGTAAAAGATGTAAGCGGATACATTGGAAACTTTAAAGTAAAAATCGAGAAAAAACCAAGATACTTATCCGAAGAAAAATGTACCGGATGCGGTTCATGTGAAGAAGTCTGCCCAATAACCGTTCCAAATGAATTTGACATGGGAATTGGAATGAGAAAGGCCATTTACAAACCATTCCCACAAGCAGTTCCTGCAAAATACACAATCGATAAAGAAAGCTGTATTGATTGTGGATTATGCGCAAAAGTTTGTGGCCCACAAGCTATTAATTACAATCAAAAACCAGAAATTATTGAAGCAGAAATTGGTACAATTATTTCTGCAATCGGTTATGACCCATACGACCCAACAGAAAAAGAAGAGTATGGTTATGGAAAAATTCCAAACGTTATTACGTCAATGGAACTTGAAAGAATGATTAATGCGTCAGGCCCTACAATGGGGAAGGTAATCAGGCCAAGTGATGGTAAAAAACCAAAAAGGATTGCATTTATCCAGTGTGTTGGTTCAAGAGATGCAAAAATCGGTAAAAAGTATTGTTCAAACGTATGCTGTATGTATGCAATGAAGAATTCACAGTTAATTAAAGAAAAATCCCCTGAAACTGAAATTGATATTTATTATATGGACATCCGGGCATTTAGTAAAGGTTATGAAGAGTTTTACGAAAGAAGCTCAAAACAATACGGAATTAAGTTTATTAGGGGAAGACCTGCACAAGTTTTAGACAATCCTAAAACAGATAATCCAACAATAAGATCAGAAGACACGCTTTTAGGAGAAATCTTCGAAAATGACTACGATTTAGTGGTTCTTTCAGTAGGTATGGTTCCGTCAAAAAGTGCTGACGAAGTACAAAAATTACTCGGTGTTTCAAGAACAACTGATAGATTCTTCATGGAAGCCCACCCTAAATTAAAACCAGTTGATACTGCAACGGATGGTGTCTATTTAGCAGGTGCGTGTCAGGGTCCAAAAGATATTCCTGCATCAGTTGCACAAGGTTCAGCAGCAGCTTCAAGAGCAGCAATACCTCTTGCAAAAGGGGAAGTTCAGGTTGAACCAATAGTTGTAACACTTGATGAAGATGTTTGTGGTGCATGCGGTATTTGTGTTCAACAGTGTCCATATGGCGCCCCAAGATTTGTTGAAAAAGATGGAAAACAGGCTTTAGAAGTTCTTTCAGCATTGTGTAAGGGTTGCGGAACCTGTGCTGGAGGATGCCCTAGTGGGGCCCTTGAACAATCACACTTTAAAACAAACCAAATTTATGGGCAGATTGAAGGAGTGTTTAAAGACTCATACTAA
- a CDS encoding 4Fe-4S binding protein: MIKINTEDCYLCKACENNCPTEALKLNPLKVCQLCGKCTSVCPNDALHLREIELSGKKIKQIEYKPTKCNLCGECVKVCPNNLKIENSKLKGFCVGCTKCVDICPDDYVGMEGIIEPAKRNFVIPKEPIVVTDTCVGCGICVPECPVASISLENEKAVVDKKSCIYCSICAQTCPWNAIFVAGKKSPKRDKKIIKFDVDDELCIGCGDCTDKCPRNLIVVKDMVAIPPKGCPACGLCVSTCPVDAVDLKVEYGQAKPATSEGIIWDEEKCVYCGPCAIKCPNKAIAVVNPKGLEIPSKLKTEKQNQFRMCIRCGACVQICPTGALRLGKINHKGKDYDRIEFSPSLCNNCGKCIETCPYDILKLTGKREKPLEGFCVMCLKCIEACEKAKKNALSLN; the protein is encoded by the coding sequence ATGATCAAGATAAACACTGAAGATTGTTATTTGTGTAAAGCTTGTGAAAATAACTGCCCTACGGAAGCTTTAAAATTAAATCCTCTTAAAGTATGCCAGCTTTGTGGAAAATGTACAAGTGTATGTCCAAACGATGCACTCCACTTAAGGGAAATTGAATTAAGTGGCAAAAAAATTAAGCAAATCGAATACAAACCAACAAAATGTAATTTATGTGGTGAATGTGTTAAGGTTTGTCCAAATAACCTAAAAATAGAAAATAGTAAGCTTAAAGGATTTTGTGTTGGATGCACAAAGTGTGTTGATATATGTCCTGACGACTACGTTGGAATGGAAGGAATTATTGAACCTGCTAAACGAAATTTCGTAATTCCAAAGGAACCAATTGTAGTAACCGATACTTGTGTTGGTTGCGGAATTTGTGTTCCAGAATGTCCTGTTGCTTCAATCTCACTAGAAAATGAAAAAGCAGTTGTTGACAAAAAATCTTGCATATATTGTAGTATTTGTGCACAAACGTGTCCTTGGAACGCAATTTTTGTTGCAGGCAAAAAATCACCAAAAAGAGATAAAAAAATCATCAAATTTGATGTTGATGATGAATTATGTATTGGTTGTGGTGACTGTACTGATAAATGTCCAAGAAATTTAATTGTAGTTAAAGATATGGTTGCAATACCTCCAAAAGGATGTCCTGCATGTGGATTATGTGTTAGTACCTGTCCTGTTGATGCAGTCGATTTAAAAGTTGAATATGGGCAAGCAAAACCTGCAACTTCTGAAGGAATCATATGGGATGAAGAAAAATGTGTATACTGCGGGCCTTGTGCCATAAAATGTCCAAATAAAGCAATAGCAGTAGTAAATCCAAAAGGACTCGAAATTCCAAGCAAATTGAAAACTGAAAAACAAAACCAATTTAGGATGTGTATTAGGTGCGGTGCTTGCGTTCAAATCTGCCCCACGGGAGCATTAAGACTTGGAAAAATTAATCATAAAGGGAAAGATTACGACAGAATCGAATTTAGTCCTAGTTTATGTAATAATTGCGGAAAATGTATCGAAACATGTCCTTATGACATACTCAAATTAACTGGAAAACGCGAAAAACCACTTGAAGGGTTCTGCGTAATGTGTTTAAAATGTATTGAAGCTTGCGAAAAAGCTAAAAAGAATGCACTATCTTTAAATTAA
- the frhA gene encoding coenzyme F420 hydrogenase subunit alpha yields MGKTVEINPTTRHEGHTKLVLKVDDEGIVEKGNYLSVTPVRGFEKFLVGKLAEFAPIAVSRFCGICPIAHATSAVEAIEDACNITPPKDGLLLRELTGLGNKLHSHPLHQFLIAPDFIPEADRVEYIKRIQEMRKTGQYIVDVVGGEAIHAPNIKVGGMLKNITENAASKMYYKCKEYEKLAKEQIEYLIPIFESRMLVNGTEIPEKLGYHEFGYLATDPTYGNREKIEQNKVVEYTPYDVYEKDVAMQACTTIPTYNGRLMEVGPRARFAKFFDFKDKGAMAIHIARAYEMIVNVKRALEVLDKLDVNGKTRSSEPILGDGEKVGLGVHEAARGHNTHQAAIDGKGRITYYNAIVATTWNIPLIGKATEGTHYKFAEHVVRAYDPCVSCATHVITMNHENKVIDKKIIL; encoded by the coding sequence ATGGGAAAGACGGTAGAAATTAATCCTACAACAAGACATGAAGGGCATACAAAGCTTGTCTTGAAAGTGGATGATGAAGGGATTGTTGAAAAAGGAAACTACTTAAGTGTAACTCCCGTTAGGGGTTTTGAAAAATTCTTAGTTGGAAAATTGGCAGAATTTGCACCGATTGCAGTTTCAAGATTCTGTGGAATTTGTCCAATAGCACACGCTACATCAGCAGTAGAAGCTATTGAAGATGCATGTAATATTACTCCTCCAAAAGATGGGTTATTATTAAGAGAATTAACTGGACTTGGAAATAAATTACATTCACACCCATTACACCAGTTTTTAATCGCTCCTGACTTTATACCTGAAGCAGATCGAGTAGAATACATAAAAAGAATCCAAGAGATGAGAAAGACGGGGCAATACATTGTTGACGTTGTTGGTGGAGAAGCAATTCACGCACCAAATATCAAGGTAGGGGGTATGTTAAAAAATATTACCGAAAATGCAGCCTCAAAAATGTATTATAAATGTAAAGAATACGAAAAATTAGCAAAAGAACAGATTGAATACCTAATTCCTATCTTTGAAAGTAGAATGCTTGTAAATGGAACAGAAATTCCAGAAAAATTAGGTTACCACGAATTTGGATATCTTGCAACTGATCCGACATACGGAAACAGAGAAAAAATTGAGCAAAATAAAGTTGTAGAATACACACCCTACGACGTTTACGAAAAAGACGTTGCAATGCAAGCTTGTACAACTATTCCAACATATAATGGAAGACTTATGGAAGTAGGCCCAAGAGCAAGATTTGCAAAATTTTTTGACTTTAAAGATAAGGGTGCTATGGCAATACACATTGCGAGAGCTTACGAAATGATTGTAAATGTAAAAAGGGCACTTGAAGTTCTTGACAAATTAGATGTTAACGGAAAAACAAGATCCTCTGAACCAATACTTGGTGATGGTGAAAAAGTAGGTCTCGGCGTTCACGAAGCTGCAAGAGGTCACAACACCCACCAGGCTGCAATTGATGGAAAAGGAAGAATTACATACTATAACGCAATCGTTGCAACAACTTGGAATATTCCATTAATTGGTAAAGCTACAGAAGGAACGCACTACAAATTTGCAGAACACGTTGTAAGAGCATATGACCCTTGTGTTTCATGTGCAACTCACGTAATTACAATGAATCATGAAAATAAAGTTATTGATAAAAAAATAATATTATAA
- the frhD gene encoding coenzyme F420-reducing hydrogenase, FrhD protein, whose protein sequence is MPGYLNKEVLVLGCGNVLFGDDGFGYAIVNKLNELKEEYPILKSDKIQIIDAGTGASHFILSLIDDQTPLKKIIIADIIDYGLIPGELKKLYAFDLPNIAKYHIDAHDMPLAGMLKDIHENYGVKIVVVGCQQKNVPAPDILLELSPEVNSAIDDAVKMIIDELNE, encoded by the coding sequence ATGCCTGGATACCTTAATAAAGAAGTATTGGTTTTAGGATGTGGAAATGTCCTTTTTGGTGACGATGGATTTGGATATGCTATCGTAAATAAGCTAAATGAGTTAAAAGAAGAATATCCAATTCTAAAATCCGATAAAATACAGATAATTGATGCGGGAACTGGAGCTTCGCACTTCATATTGTCATTAATTGACGACCAAACTCCATTAAAAAAAATCATAATTGCTGACATTATTGATTATGGGTTAATTCCAGGCGAATTAAAGAAATTGTATGCTTTTGATCTTCCAAATATTGCAAAATACCATATAGATGCTCACGACATGCCCCTTGCAGGAATGTTAAAAGATATTCATGAAAATTACGGTGTAAAAATTGTTGTTGTTGGATGCCAGCAGAAAAACGTGCCTGCACCGGATATTCTTCTTGAACTATCCCCTGAAGTGAATTCTGCAATAGATGATGCTGTTAAAATGATAATAGATGAATTAAACGAATAA
- the frhG gene encoding coenzyme F420 hydrogenase subunit gamma — protein MVRVAHIHMSGCTGCLISLADTYEKLLDILGAVELVYALTLSDEKTEITETNDKILIERKIPENIDIALVEGSVCLDDHHSLDDILTTRKNSKIVVALGACAASGGVTRFARGGQMSQPSHSAFVPIGDVIKVDLALPGCPPSTESIVNLIMAALNGDMEYLEPFAEIAKYGKDACGCDVIKGVIDMSLCMGCGTCASACQVKAIDMIDGKPNIMTEFCIKCGVCGAQCPRIRFPKVVQKIE, from the coding sequence GTGGTAAGAGTTGCCCATATACACATGAGTGGTTGTACAGGATGCTTAATTTCCCTTGCTGACACTTATGAAAAGCTTTTGGATATATTAGGTGCTGTTGAACTTGTTTATGCACTTACTCTTTCAGACGAAAAAACAGAAATTACGGAAACTAACGATAAAATTTTAATTGAAAGAAAAATTCCTGAAAATATAGATATTGCACTTGTTGAAGGTAGCGTCTGTTTAGATGATCACCATTCATTGGATGACATTTTAACAACGAGGAAAAACTCAAAAATTGTTGTTGCACTTGGTGCTTGTGCCGCATCAGGGGGCGTTACAAGATTTGCAAGAGGGGGACAAATGTCTCAACCTTCACATTCTGCATTCGTTCCAATCGGAGATGTAATAAAAGTAGATTTAGCACTTCCAGGATGCCCCCCATCAACTGAATCAATTGTAAACTTAATCATGGCTGCGTTAAATGGCGATATGGAATACCTTGAACCATTTGCAGAAATTGCAAAATATGGAAAAGATGCTTGTGGTTGCGATGTAATTAAGGGAGTTATTGACATGTCACTTTGTATGGGGTGTGGAACTTGTGCTTCCGCATGCCAAGTAAAAGCAATAGACATGATTGATGGAAAACCAAATATTATGACTGAATTTTGTATAAAATGCGGTGTTTGTGGGGCCCAATGCCCAAGAATTAGATTCCCAAAAGTAGTTCAAAAAATCGAGTAA